TGCTATTCTCAAAGGTATGGAATTAGAAGCAGTAAACCGTCCGCAAACAGTTAGAGAATTCCGAGAAATATTGGGTTTATTAGTTCAACCTGTTGTAAATATTCCCATAAAAACACCTGTTAATGATAATCCTGTTACTGGACAAAAAAGACCGCAGGAAAATATCACCACACCTCAGTCTGGCAACCAAAATACACAATTAACATCATCCTCTGGGATGGATTATAAAAAATTGCGTGATTTACTCGCACAGGGGAAATGGAAGGAAGCAGATGAAGAAACTGTGCGGATCATGTTAACGGTGGCAAAACGAGAAAAAGAAAGTTGGTTAGATACTAAAAGTCTGGATAATTTTCCCTGCGAAGACCTACATATTCTTGATAAGTTGTGGGTAAAACATAGCAATGGTAAATTTGGCTTTTCTGTACAGCAAAAGATTTATCAATCTTGTGGAGGAACGCTAGAATACGATCCAGAAATTTGGGATAAATATGGGGAAAAAGTGGGATGGAAAAAAAAGAAGCTATTAGGAATGGGAGGAGAATGGATAACCGACTACAATATTACATTTGATATTACTGCACCAGCCGGACATCTACCTTCAGGATTAAGAGGAATATTAGGAAGAGGTGGGGCCGCTTCTCTCGGTTCAAGACTGGTAGACTGTAATTTATAAAGGTTACAGAAAATTATGAAAATCTCCTTTGCCATTGCAGAAATAGAGTTTGAGTTATCAATAATTCTGTTGGTTGGGGTTCGGCTGGGATTGAACGGAATGGAAAGGTAGAACTCACAGAAAAAGAACTACAGCGCGTTCATGAATATGCTGATTTATTTGGTCAATATAATATCCACTCCAATAACTGTGAAATGTTTGCATGGTATGTCAAAACTAGTCAAAGATATTCAGGACAGACAGAAGAAATGATAATAACCAAATTTGGTGCAGCTTTAGTACAAATTGTTCAACCTGTTTACACTGTTCGTAGTATCAAATATCTGGAAATTGAAAAATCAATCGTAGATTACCTTGATAAGAATCAGCAGAAAATCAAACAAAATAAACTTACTGAGCAACAAACAGCACGAGATGATTTTTGGGCTAAACGAGATGCTGAAAGAAAACAAAAAAATAATAAATAATTGTGGATTGGCTTAAATGAAACCAAACCCAAGGTAAAAGGGGGAAGTGAATTATAAACCTTTGTCTGAATCAGGATTAACAGGATTTAAGGATTTATGGCTAACGCCACGCTACGCGAACAGGATGTTAATTGTTAATATTAAAAATAGGAATTTATTTACTCACAATGAATAAATTATTAAGCCATAATCCTGTTAATCCTTTAATCTTGAGCATCCTGATTCTGACAATAATAAATACTGACACACTTGGTTAATATAACTGTTGGGTTTCCTTGCGTCAACCCAACCTACTTTACTCAAATTTACTCCTCCACATCAAACCACACAGGAGAAACATCATCAACCTGCCCATTATAATTAATCGTAATTTCTTGACCTGTTCTAATATCTTTATAAGCAATAATATCAATGAAACTTTTAGCAAAATTCTTAATGTAAACCGCATTGGGATGATAAGAATGATTAAAAAGAGAAGCAAAACCCAAACCTATCGCTCCGCTTTCTCCATGCCAACCAAAATAATAATTCAATAAAACAGTTTTAGTAATTAATTTAACTTGTTGTTTAGGAATCACAATCACAGCAGATGTTTCAATTAAATCACCTTTAGCAAAATCTTGCTGGGCAAATATACCTCTACCTTTAGTCTCTGTATCACGAAGTACCAACATATTGTAATTCTATCTGATGGGTAAGAATGATTTTTGACCAACCACTACAGATAGACGCAGAGAGAATAAAGACAAATTTTTGTCACTGACTTACGGCTGCTATAGCCACTATAAAGTCAATGATTAAAGATGTAGTCAAAATTTCGGTAAATTTTAATTTTTTGTGCAAAGTTGAGAAGATTCATGTTATTATAGATATCCCATGCTAACTATCATTGGCTGTGGCAATCTCAATCGGAATGATGATGCTGTTGGCGTAATCATAGCCCAACGTTTACAGCAATATCTCGCTCAAAATCCTCACCCCAACATCCGCGTTTTTGATTGTGGAACTGCGGGAATGGAAGTGATGTTTCAAGCCAGAGGTAGCGAAAAATTAATTATTCTGGATGCCAGTTGCACAGGTTCAGAACCAGGTGCTATATTTAAAGTCCCAGGGAAAGAACTAGAAGCACTGCCCGAACCTAGTTACAACTTACATGATTTTCGTTGGGATCATGCCTTGGCTGCTGGAAGAAAAATCTTTTTAGATGATTTTCCCCAAGATGTGACAGTCTATTTAATCGAAGCTGCAAATCTGGATTTGGGACTGGAATTAAGTCCTATTGTGCAACATTCTGCTGATTTAGTTTTTGCCGAACTAATCATAATTATCCAACACAATGTTATGGCTTAATCAACAATCACAAATTCCCAATTGCATCAAATCCAATCACGATAAACTGGCAACTCATCTACTCTCATCTCAAAGGGTACAGTTTGCTTATCGGGAGGACAAACCCGGATTTTGGCACTGCTAACAATCCCATACAAAACATTAGCCATAGGGACGATTTGTTGCAAAATTTGCCAGTTAGTAACTTGGTCAGGGCATTCAATTACTAAAGTCAAAATACTAGCGTGAGTTGTCGCATACCAACGACAATGAGATAGCAAACTATGAATAATGCGATCGCATCCTTCATAAAAGTATTTGCTAATTGAATGTTCTAACTGTTGTCTAAGAATAATATCCGCTGATGTTGGCTGTATAGGGTGCTTATCATCAGCATTGAATTGAGATTCTATTCTTGCCATTTCTCGTGATTTTCCTAGTTATTTACCAATTATCATTGCCTACAATCCGTCTTTATTGGTCTATAGAAACTCTTGGGCTTCATCATCATAGAAAGCACCATACACTACAATCTATTTACCAATAATTGCTCAATAAATACACTCTTTATCCGACAAATCCGGCTAATTGCATAGGGATTTGATAACTCAGATCATCGGAGATAAAAACAAAGTTACCCGCTTTAATGAGATGTGTATTTTTATATAACCCTGGTGAAATTCCCTCGATATGATGCACCACTGAGTAAATTTCTATTTCCTCAAAATTCTCACTTGGTATTGGTTTTTGAGAAATAGATTGCTGTTGAAAACGCCTAATAGAACGCCTATTCCCAACGTTCTTTTAAAAACCGTTCTCGGTGAAAATTAAATTGAGGATGTTCTAGTTTTTGCTGGTAACTAGGCCGCAAAGACATTGTTTAATAGATATCTTCAACACATTGATTAACTTGAAAATAGTCAGTACCACAGAGAAAAGGAATAGGTAGCGCGTCTGACTGATTTTTTTTGTACTTCTTGTCGGTATCACATAACTAGTAATCAACTCCTTATTCTCAAATCTGCATTGAGAGTAAGTTTATCAAAATCAAAGCCTAGTTGTATGTTATTTTCATGAAGATATGTTGAAGCAGCGACAGTACCTAAATGGTGTCAGCTATCCAACAAACAATATCTCAAACTCCTGTCTTGATATTTCCAGCTAGACCTATGATATACATAAATGACTAAAAAGATGAATCCGTTGATACGTTTATTTAATTCATCAATTAATGTCAGACAATTATTCTCAACTTCTAGATAGTAAATGCTATGTATCTGAACATAATCTACAGTAATTACATAATAGTTAAAAATCTAGAAAGATTGAATATCAATACTAATTTATTAAGAGAAAGATCCCCAACCTCTATTTTATCCGATCAATCATAAATTTGAAGAAGGAGTCACCGAGTCAGTAGCCACCGAGTCAGAATCAATCAGTCGAGGATTCAGACCTGCGACTGATTAAAGACCACCAAATCTGCGATTTGGTGGGGGTGCAAAAACGCCGGTTATTCATCCGCCACTCGCACAGAATACCCAACTGAATTCTGACTCTGTGACTCCTGAATTCTGTTTGATAAAGCTAAGATAAAGTACAGATGAAAGTTTAGTTAACTTTTGCTATGTGTGAATATTTTTGGTAATTAAAAAGGTGATGAATTAGGATATTAAAGGGTTTAGTTTTCTACAGTAATAGCACTGTTTAGCCACAGAAAAGTATGAATAGGGCTATTGCGATTTAATTGCAGTCACTGATAAAAACGGAGATAAATTTTAATAGAAATTGGTTGTGTAGTGACATCTACATAATTGGGATTAACTTGTACATTATATATTTTGTAAAATAGAGTTATAATTTGTGGTCAAGTTATACTTGTTTTAGTTATTATATTTGTAGAGTATATATTCCTAAAAAGTCATGAAATCACCCTTGTATATCACAGCAACAGTTTTACCAGGGAATAAAATTGAAATTCAAACTCCAAACCTTTCAGTAGGACAGAATGTAGAAATTGTTGTTTTAGTTCCAGAGGTTTCTGTTGCTGACTCTCCTGATAAAAAGCAAAACATTTCATTAAAACAGCGTCAAGATTTTCTAAAATTATCCATTACTGAACGGAGAAGTATTCTAGAAAATCAAGCTGAGACAATGCTCACTCATTATCAACAAAATTCTGAATGGCAAGAATTAATGACAGGTGATATCATTGATTATTAACTCTAATATACCTAAGCGTGGAGAAATTTGATTAGTTAATTTTGATCCTACTGTTGGTGCTGAAATTCGGAAAATACGTCCTGCTGTTGTCATTAGTTTTGATGCCGCAGGTAAATTACCTATCAAACTTGTTGCTCCAATTACGGATTGGAAGCCATATTTTGCTCAAAACTTTTGGCACGTTAAAATTGAATCTGATACCATGACTGGTTTAAACAAGGCTTCCGCAATTGACGCTTTACAACTAAGAGGTGTGGATTTGCTAAGATTTATTCATAGATTGGGCAGTGTATCTGAGGTTACAATGTCAGAAATTACTATTGCTATTGTTACTGTAATCGAATACGATGTCTAATAAATCATTGCGATCGCCATTTTATAATAGTAGTTTAACATTATCCTGATTAGATCATGTCCGATTCTACTTGTTTAATTATCTCTCAAGGTAACTTTAACAATCGCACATCATAGGAGATTAAGAAATTGCTCAATATCAATTCTGGCTTGTTTCAAAATGTGGGCAAGAGTAGAGCGTTTAACAGGCTTATGAGCCGGAACTGTCAATTTAAGGACTTCATCAGTCAGTTGTTTTTCTAGTCTAATGTGGCTACCACGTTGACGAACCACAATCCATCCATCCCGTTCTAGAGCAGCTATGATTTTATTGTATGGAAGGCTGGGAACTTTACTCATACAACCAACTCTCGAACAATGATACCTTCCTGAGCGGAAAATTCATTTTCTACAGGTTCAAGATATAACTCTATAGCTTCTTGAATATTTGCTAATGCCTCATCAACATTTTCCCCTTCACTGATACAACCAGGTAAGGAGGGAACATAAACAGTGTAGCCACCCTCATCACTAGGTTCTAGAATTACTCTTAGCTTCATATTTTTACATCCATATATCTTTATTACAATTTTAATTTTAGCTTGTTAAATCTGCATCAATGCTTTCATTATCAATATTTGTACTATTATGAGTATTGAGAGTGCCAAAATGACGCTCGAATTTTGCCTGTGCTAATTCTTTTTGGACATCTGTAAATACTGGCAAAACTTGACTAAAATGCTGTTCTAGCAATGCCGTTGCTAAAGTTTCTGGAGAAATACCCACATTATTAGCTTGTTGCTGAATAGCGTTAGCGAAGCTGACCGAAGGTATCGCTATTTTATCACTTAGTTCCAGAGTTAGAATTTGGCTCATAATAGGATACTCAAGAATTAATGTTATTATAACATTGATTGCGTACAGCGGAAAAAGCCAAAGAAAAAATCACGGTGGAAATTATTAACGATTTAATATGCGAATTTCCATTAAATTAAGAGATAAAGAGGTATAACTGACAATCATCATGGTATAATCGTGAATGATAATTCACACCATAAGACTTATGCTAAAAACGGTCGAAGGTATTTATCGAAACGGGCAAATTGAATTTACCGAACTCCCTGAAGATGTTAACAATAGCACCCAAGTTCTCATTACTTTTCTCGATCCTAATCAAATCGATCCTCTCAAACTACGCCAATTAATTGAGCATTTGGAAACAATTGCTGGGATTCAGCAGGGTTTTGAAGAACTTAACGCTGGTAAAACTCGCCCTATTGGAGATTTTATCCAAAAAATGCAAGAGAAATATGACATTTCAAGTTGAGATTACTCCAATTGCTGAAAATCAGATTGAGCAAGCCTATCGCTGGTATCAAGAACGTAATCCTGAATTTGCCGATATTTGGTTTCGGGGATTGATGAATACTATTGCTACTTTGCAAGAAAAGCCCCAGCGTTGTGTTTTGGCAGTTGAACATGAGATTTTTCCAGAAGAGGTTCGTCAATTGCTTTATGGCAAATCTAAGAATATTTACAGAGTTCTATTTACAATTCGAGACACGATAGTATCTGTTTTATATGTTCGTCATGCTGCTCAATCACCTATGACTGTGGATGATTTAGAAGATTGAGTTTAGCATTGTTCTAATTAAATAATGTCCGATTCTACCTGTTTAATTACTTCTAAAGGTAACTCTAGCACCTCTGCAATTTGCTCATCATTTAAGCCAAAATACCGTAATTTATCAATTTTTTCTATCTGAGTTTTATTATTTTTACGTTGCTTCAATTTAGAATTACTAGAATTATTTTTATCTAATTTAGTTTTAGGTTGTTTACAACTAACTTTTATATTGCCTTTTCCAAATATATTATTACTATGATTATCACCCAAAGAAATATTCACATTTCCCTGTCGTTCTAGAACAGATTTCAGATTACTTTTATCAACTGGTTCATCAAAAATATCAGATAACATTTTTAAAAGTTCGTAACCTACATCCTTTGCATGACCCGCGCTACAGCCACAATTTTCGGCAATATCAGCATACTTTTGATACTTTAGTGTCCCCTCAATAACTCCACGTTGCAAGTCATTGAGATGATTGCCTGTGTTGAGATAAACAGCCTCATCCACAAGTTGTAGTAGTTCCTGAACCTGCATAGTTAGAAATGTAACGCGACACAAGTAATGATAGCAGACTTTATCCGTATTTTTCAGACTTTTTCCGTCTGTTTGTAATTTTTTTTTGCAATCCGCTTTTTTCCGCTTTTCAGAGTTGAGTAAGTGGTGTAGAGATATTAGAGTTCAGTATTCACAAAATATAACTCAGAAATAGCTATGAAAGTAGATGTAAAATGGTGGGTTGGTACTATTATAGCGTTGTTTGGTACAGTTGCAGCGATAGCTGCTTTCCCAGAGGGAAGATGTTTATTACGTTTAGAGCGTAAATGTCGATTAGATTATTCTCACTTAGAAAAATATTTGAAGAAAGGACAGCAAGAATGGAAACAAGCTGAACAAGAAACCACAAAGATTTTACTTCAAGCAGCTGAAGCTGAAAAAGAGCAAAAATTTGATAAACAAAGCTGGGTAAATATTGATTGTTCAGTTTTAAAAAAAATCAATAACTACTGGGAAACTAGTAATGACCAGTTTGGTTTCAAAAAACAGAGGGAGATTTGGGAAAAGAACAAAGATAATTTTCCAAATAACGTTGGTTGGAGACAGGGAGAAAATTGGTTAAATTATCCTCAAGATATTATAGAAAATAATACTACCCCTGGTCACTTTCCAGCATGGACTGGGTTGAATGGTAGTGAGGATGTAAATGCTGGACCTAAACGTTTCAAGGAATGCTCACTTTAGCATTTGAGATGATTCAATGTAGTAATAGAAAGGATTTTTAGGTACAACAGCTAATGAAAAAGTAGAATAATGTGAATTTATTGTAACCTACCATTAACTAATGATGCTGGGTTACAACATTACTAACCCATCCTACAGTTATAATTGCTATCTCTGGATGTAAAATAGCTGAAAATATGACATAATTGAAAATATAATTAAGCTAACAAGGATTATTAATAATGACCATAGTTAACTTACAAATTCCCTTTGAATCATTAATTGCGGCAATTTAATCTCTCAACTTACAAGAAAAGCATAAACTTTTGGAATTTCTAGAAGAACAACTTTTAGAAGATGAAGAAGATTTAATGGAACAAAATCCTCAAATTATCTCCGAAATTGCAGAAGCTCGTCAAGCTTATCAAAATGGCGACTATCAAACAATTCAAGAATATATTGCTAATCAGACTCCTCAAATCTCATGAGCTATGAAGTTATTATCCCCAAACCAGTGCAGAAACAACTGAAAAATTTACCACCAACCATAAATGAGCGAGTTTTCGCAAGAGTCAGATCCCCGACTTCTTAGAGAAGTCGGGGATCTTGTTATTCAGTTAACACCCTAAAGATGTTTATAAAAAATGAACTTATGTTATCAGATTTTCTCGAAGATTTAAAAAGTGCTGACTTAGTTGGTATTTCTTTAAATCCTCAAAACCTGGGATTACGTCTTGACTTTACTTTCGGTCCTGAAGCCGATGATGTAGCTATTGAACTTTACCAAATTATTCACCTGGTTTTTTCTAAACCTCTAAATTCAAATGATGAAGATATCTGTTTTTGGGTAGGAGAAGTTAAACTCAAAAAAATTGAAAATGATATCCAGGAATTTTTATCATCCTATCCATTTATCAATCAAACTGGAATAATTAACACCAATTTACAATCGCTAATTTATTTTCATTTGGAAGGAGATATTTGTTTAGAGGTTGTTTGTAGAAATTATAAAACTTTCCAACAAGTCAAAAATTAAATAATTTTCTAAATCACATCCACGCGATTAATTTGCTCTTTTACTGCTCATACGCCCCCAACCCCGAAATGTCCCGCCCCTGCGCCATCAAATCACCCATAAAATGCTAACTCCCTAGCTCCAACGGATTGTGGATCACCAAACCCTCTATCCACTCAAAATCTTTTGTATTTGCCGTTGCTAACGGTAGATCAGAATCTAAACAGGTTGCAGCAATTAGGGCATCACCTACGGACATTTTTCGCTGTTGGCGCAAAGCAACCGCAATTTCAAGCGTAACTTTATTGATCATCAAAATATCCAAGTTATCTAAAATCGCCATGATGGCCTGTTTTTCAGCCTCACCTAAACGATGGTAGCCCAATGTTTCCAAACGACTAATCGCAGAATAATGCGTGGCATAATTCACCAACCAGCTACGCAACTGTGTATATGGCGGCTGAGTGGCATAAATAATCAAATTGCTATCAATCAGCATCGTCTCTCCCGAATAAATTGCGATCTTGGCGTTGTTCACGCTGCCAAACAACTGGATCAGCAATTTCCGCAAAAGGATTTAACGCCACCGCCTGCGCCAATGCTTGCGCCAAACCTTCGCGCCTTGCTTGGTTTGAAGTGATCGGCGTTTTTTCTCGTGCTTTTTGTTCTAAGTAAACAGCATAATTCAGTAACTCCGCTTGCGATGATATCGGTAGAGCGGCAGCATGGTGTTGAATTTGTTGCAAAATAGGGTTCATAGCTGTCGTTTATCTAGTACCGACGATATCTATATTACTGCTCATCTACTAAAAACCGCATCTACTCAAACACATAATTTTGGATTTAAATTAATTAGTAATACCTATTTAGACAATACAGTATTTTCGTATTTTAAATCACAATTTAAACAAAAGTTAATAATCAATCTTTTCACCCCTCAATCACCCGCACATAAATAGCCCGTGCTATTTCCCTATCTATAGTCATAGATAAGCCACCACATTTAATCATAAAGGTAGGAAATTGCTGTTCTACAGTAATCGTAGTTCCTGTTTTAATTCCCATTGATATCAGTTTTTTTCTAATTGTTTCATCTTGACTTTTACAAGCAGTAATGATGCCACAGTCTCCTAATTTAAGCAATTCCAAAGAGCAACCCATAATACTAAAAGGAGTAAACATCGCAGTATAAAAATAAAAGGTGAAAATTGAAATGATGAAAGATGATAAACATCCTCCATCAT
The window above is part of the Dolichospermum sp. DET69 genome. Proteins encoded here:
- a CDS encoding ferrous iron transport protein A, yielding MFTPFSIMGCSLELLKLGDCGIITACKSQDETIRKKLISMGIKTGTTITVEQQFPTFMIKCGGLSMTIDREIARAIYVRVIEG
- a CDS encoding type II toxin-antitoxin system HicA family toxin, whose protein sequence is MSKVPSLPYNKIIAALERDGWIVVRQRGSHIRLEKQLTDEVLKLTVPAHKPVKRSTLAHILKQARIDIEQFLNLL
- a CDS encoding type II toxin-antitoxin system HicB family antitoxin codes for the protein MKLRVILEPSDEGGYTVYVPSLPGCISEGENVDEALANIQEAIELYLEPVENEFSAQEGIIVRELVV
- a CDS encoding GUN4 domain-containing protein, whose protein sequence is MKVDVKWWVGTIIALFGTVAAIAAFPEGRCLLRLERKCRLDYSHLEKYLKKGQQEWKQAEQETTKILLQAAEAEKEQKFDKQSWVNIDCSVLKKINNYWETSNDQFGFKKQREIWEKNKDNFPNNVGWRQGENWLNYPQDIIENNTTPGHFPAWTGLNGSEDVNAGPKRFKECSL
- a CDS encoding type II toxin-antitoxin system VapC family toxin; translated protein: MLIDSNLIIYATQPPYTQLRSWLVNYATHYSAISRLETLGYHRLGEAEKQAIMAILDNLDILMINKVTLEIAVALRQQRKMSVGDALIAATCLDSDLPLATANTKDFEWIEGLVIHNPLELGS
- a CDS encoding SET domain-containing protein-lysine N-methyltransferase yields the protein MLVLRDTETKGRGIFAQQDFAKGDLIETSAVIVIPKQQVKLITKTVLLNYYFGWHGESGAIGLGFASLFNHSYHPNAVYIKNFAKSFIDIIAYKDIRTGQEITINYNGQVDDVSPVWFDVEE
- a CDS encoding type II toxin-antitoxin system RelE/ParE family toxin; this encodes MTFQVEITPIAENQIEQAYRWYQERNPEFADIWFRGLMNTIATLQEKPQRCVLAVEHEIFPEEVRQLLYGKSKNIYRVLFTIRDTIVSVLYVRHAAQSPMTVDDLED
- a CDS encoding hydrogenase maturation protease, producing the protein MLTIIGCGNLNRNDDAVGVIIAQRLQQYLAQNPHPNIRVFDCGTAGMEVMFQARGSEKLIILDASCTGSEPGAIFKVPGKELEALPEPSYNLHDFRWDHALAAGRKIFLDDFPQDVTVYLIEAANLDLGLELSPIVQHSADLVFAELIIIIQHNVMA